The following are encoded together in the Candidatus Methylomirabilis oxygeniifera genome:
- a CDS encoding protein of unknown function (Evidence 5 : No homology to any previously reported sequences) yields MEWVECEAEGVWVRVAARVGKTKESEKRRRLHTDIRPLFNECGKVAWSGRAGRTEPELGRHTQQRPINLVSRQIVSR; encoded by the coding sequence GTGGAATGGGTGGAATGCGAGGCGGAGGGCGTATGGGTACGGGTCGCAGCAAGGGTGGGAAAGACGAAGGAGTCGGAAAAGCGGAGACGACTGCACACCGACATTAGGCCATTATTCAATGAGTGCGGGAAGGTCGCCTGGAGTGGCCGCGCTGGTCGAACAGAACCAGAGCTTGGACGCCACACCCAGCAAAGACCGATTAACCTTGTCAGCCGCCAGATCGTCAGCAGGTGA
- a CDS encoding exported protein of unknown function (Evidence 5 : No homology to any previously reported sequences): MHKILIAVVTITLLTAGFSFAVDYHQMHNEMMQKQGGPTTDGRTELRHIPAPMKIMHKAMMRQHLDHVSQITAALAANDLNKAAEIAVTNLGWSQERAQECSVFEPVKSGSDYTTLAAAMHKKADELADAAKSGYRDKAFQALAELIHNCNECHKKFKH; encoded by the coding sequence ATGCACAAGATTCTGATTGCCGTTGTCACCATTACATTGCTGACGGCAGGCTTTTCCTTTGCCGTAGATTATCACCAGATGCATAATGAGATGATGCAGAAGCAAGGCGGACCAACTACAGACGGCCGGACGGAACTGCGCCATATCCCGGCCCCGATGAAGATCATGCATAAAGCGATGATGCGGCAGCATCTGGATCATGTGAGCCAGATTACAGCGGCCTTGGCGGCCAATGATCTGAACAAGGCGGCAGAGATTGCTGTAACGAATCTTGGCTGGAGTCAGGAACGAGCACAGGAGTGTTCAGTATTTGAACCGGTGAAAAGCGGGTCGGATTACACAACACTCGCCGCTGCCATGCACAAGAAGGCCGACGAACTGGCCGACGCTGCAAAGTCCGGATACCGGGACAAGGCCTTCCAAGCCCTGGCGGAGCTGATTCACAACTGCAATGAGTGCCACAAGAAATTCAAGCATTAA
- a CDS encoding exported protein of unknown function (Evidence 5 : No homology to any previously reported sequences) — protein MKLWTGVLAAALLIVASEARLVMAQERGRHMGEMKESCESRDADSPRYGHYPHHLLRHAKEIGLAKDQITRLKTIRLDFERACLRAGAEIHVSDLEIETLMDDEKATLATIEAKVKQRATAATALRIAAIKAKRDAMALLTAEQREKDQAIHEKMMQQMGGMGGGMMQGGGMGGGQMGGGMRGGRRGGGGMRHGGGMGGGQMGGGMGGEMMQGGGMIDDGMMEGEQDGSSQPETTEGEHQGH, from the coding sequence ATGAAACTATGGACGGGAGTACTGGCGGCAGCGTTGTTGATCGTGGCTTCTGAGGCGCGGTTAGTCATGGCCCAAGAGAGGGGACGGCATATGGGCGAGATGAAGGAGTCGTGCGAAAGCCGCGACGCAGACAGCCCTCGATATGGCCATTACCCTCACCATCTGCTCAGGCATGCGAAAGAGATCGGCCTGGCAAAAGATCAGATCACACGACTCAAGACAATCAGACTCGATTTTGAGCGTGCCTGTCTTCGGGCCGGGGCCGAGATTCACGTGAGCGACCTGGAGATCGAAACGCTGATGGACGATGAGAAGGCCACCCTCGCAACGATCGAGGCAAAGGTCAAGCAACGCGCGACCGCGGCGACCGCACTCAGGATCGCAGCGATCAAGGCCAAACGGGACGCCATGGCGCTCCTCACTGCCGAACAGCGAGAGAAGGATCAAGCGATACACGAGAAAATGATGCAGCAGATGGGTGGGATGGGTGGTGGAATGATGCAGGGCGGTGGGATGGGCGGTGGGCAGATGGGTGGTGGGATGAGGGGCGGCCGGAGAGGTGGCGGTGGGATGAGGCACGGCGGCGGGATGGGTGGTGGGCAGATGGGTGGTGGCATGGGTGGCGAGATGATGCAAGGTGGCGGGATGATAGATGATGGCATGATGGAGGGCGAGCAGGACGGCTCTTCGCAGCCGGAGACAACAGAGGGAGAGCATCAGGGCCATTGA
- a CDS encoding conserved protein of unknown function (Evidence 4 : Homologs of previously reported genes of unknown function), which translates to MLGLLLVHASLSEQARHASLRQNAEMVRRLGLTDLALFPEARYTRHLSQADWHSAFQDHPLSLEHFPSGSLTLPPKDVWSNNARLD; encoded by the coding sequence GTGCTGGGCCTGCTCCTGGTCCATGCGTCACTGAGCGAGCAGGCCCGGCACGCCAGCCTCCGACAGAATGCCGAAATGGTGAGACGCCTCGGCCTGACCGATCTCGCCCTTTTTCCGGAGGCCCGATACACGAGACATCTGTCCCAGGCGGACTGGCATTCCGCGTTCCAGGACCATCCGCTCTCCCTCGAACACTTTCCTTCCGGTTCGTTGACGCTGCCGCCGAAAGACGTATGGTCAAACAATGCGCGCCTGGATTGA
- a CDS encoding Conserved hypothetical protein (Evidence 4 : Homologs of previously reported genes of unknown function) — protein MRAWIEKQRYLIDFTLSSFLRRKVKNVGLLILYTLIVFILASVMFFTYTIKKEASVILRASPEIVVQKMLAGRHDVFPVGYIDRLKTIRGVASAEGRLWGYYFDRHVAANYTFLVPSMSALDDTDDTIDAEDQESLEFDASSVEPLYQLDLTALIPGTIIIGQGIARIRHASVGDSLFFLAFDGTVLDLRIGGFLSSRSELVSSDLILTTEADFRRLFGIPHDAVTDVTVSVRNPREIPTIAGKIARLLPDARPITRDEILRTYDSIFNWRGGMMLVILASAVLAFVIFAWDKASGLSAGEKQEIGILKAIGWETSDIIEMKFWEGAVVSLTAFFTGVILAYLHVFFFSSVVFEPALKGWSTLYPQFHLTPFIDVGQLTTLFFLTVVPYTAATIVPVWRAATIDPDTAMRRTGE, from the coding sequence ATGCGCGCCTGGATTGAGAAACAACGATATCTGATCGACTTTACCCTCTCCTCGTTTCTGAGGCGAAAGGTCAAGAACGTCGGCCTGTTGATCCTGTACACGCTGATCGTCTTCATCCTCGCCTCGGTCATGTTCTTCACCTACACGATCAAAAAAGAAGCGTCGGTCATCCTTCGCGCATCCCCGGAAATCGTTGTTCAGAAGATGCTAGCGGGAAGACATGATGTATTCCCCGTCGGTTACATCGACCGCCTGAAAACCATTCGCGGGGTCGCCTCGGCGGAGGGCCGCCTCTGGGGCTATTACTTCGACCGGCATGTCGCAGCCAACTATACCTTCCTTGTCCCTTCAATGTCGGCCCTGGACGACACTGACGACACTATTGATGCCGAAGACCAGGAGTCTCTCGAATTTGACGCCTCATCCGTCGAGCCGCTCTATCAACTCGATCTGACGGCGTTGATACCGGGCACCATCATCATCGGACAAGGAATTGCACGCATTCGACATGCAAGCGTCGGCGATTCCCTCTTCTTTCTCGCGTTCGACGGCACCGTGTTGGATTTACGGATCGGCGGTTTTTTGTCCTCCAGATCGGAACTGGTGTCGTCCGATCTCATCTTGACGACCGAGGCGGACTTTCGACGGCTGTTTGGAATCCCTCACGACGCCGTAACGGACGTTACCGTATCGGTTCGAAACCCGAGAGAGATTCCAACTATTGCCGGGAAGATCGCGCGACTTCTGCCCGATGCCCGGCCCATTACTCGGGACGAAATCCTGAGAACCTACGATTCAATCTTTAATTGGCGCGGGGGAATGATGCTCGTCATCCTGGCCTCCGCCGTACTCGCGTTTGTCATCTTTGCATGGGACAAGGCCTCCGGCTTGAGCGCCGGGGAGAAACAGGAAATCGGCATTCTCAAGGCCATCGGCTGGGAAACCTCGGACATTATCGAGATGAAGTTCTGGGAAGGAGCGGTGGTGTCGCTGACCGCCTTCTTCACCGGGGTCATCCTGGCCTATCTCCACGTCTTCTTTTTCTCGTCGGTGGTGTTTGAGCCGGCCCTCAAAGGATGGTCGACCCTCTACCCGCAATTTCATCTGACTCCATTTATCGACGTCGGACAACTGACCACGCTCTTCTTCCTGACGGTAGTCCCCTATACCGCCGCCACCATCGTGCCGGTCTGGCGCGCCGCAACAATCGATCCCGATACGGCGATGCGCCGCACAGGGGAGTAA
- a CDS encoding Putative ABC transporter related precursor (Evidence 3 : Function proposed based on presence of conserved amino acid motif, structural feature or limited homology; Product type pt : putative transporter) yields MIELINVTKTFNAGTPSECSALNGITLTISDKMATVLVGPSGSGKTTLLTIIGCMARPSAGRVTLNGREITSLPERFLTEIRRKTFGFIFQQPNLIKGITALENVMLPAYPAGTEHAALREQAIRLLQGLQLSEKAASKVEWLSGGEAQRVSIARALINNPSAIIADEPTAHLDTSLSRRFLEIVERFKAEGKTILMTSHDPLIYQSRVVDRVVRLRDGKVEEAGG; encoded by the coding sequence GTGATCGAACTGATCAACGTCACAAAAACCTTTAATGCCGGAACGCCGAGCGAATGTTCCGCTTTGAACGGGATTACCTTGACGATCAGCGACAAGATGGCGACGGTACTGGTCGGTCCAAGCGGGTCCGGCAAAACGACGCTGCTCACCATCATCGGCTGTATGGCAAGACCATCGGCCGGCCGCGTCACGCTCAACGGACGGGAAATTACCTCGCTCCCGGAACGGTTTCTGACCGAGATTCGACGCAAGACCTTCGGGTTCATTTTTCAGCAGCCGAACCTGATCAAAGGCATCACCGCGCTGGAGAATGTCATGTTGCCGGCGTACCCGGCCGGAACGGAACACGCGGCGCTCCGGGAACAGGCAATACGACTGCTCCAAGGGCTTCAGCTTTCCGAGAAGGCGGCATCGAAGGTCGAGTGGCTCTCCGGTGGGGAGGCGCAACGGGTCTCCATCGCCAGGGCGTTGATCAACAATCCGTCCGCCATTATTGCCGACGAGCCGACCGCGCACCTTGACACAAGCTTGTCCCGCCGGTTTTTAGAGATTGTGGAGCGGTTCAAGGCGGAGGGGAAAACGATCTTGATGACCAGCCATGATCCGCTGATCTATCAGTCTCGCGTCGTCGATCGCGTGGTGCGGCTTCGAGATGGAAAGGTCGAAGAGGCAGGAGGATGA
- a CDS encoding conserved membrane protein of unknown function (Evidence 4 : Homologs of previously reported genes of unknown function): protein MILHPAVIANVVSSLIISVTIVYAAVYGVQILLKWDLQSGDELQLRLERRTYLISTLLSFILVLELTSLFLFVFTADTLCPLFVGAMCAAGTLNVNAFGYPTLLMKMVNFLLAGLWLVLNYADNQAYDYPLIKKKYLLLAVIAPLSVLETFLEGTYFLNLRADVITSCCGSLFSSEQVSGIGSELAALPSRPMMWTFFLGMGGMLLLGLYFYTKGKGGYLYALATWVMFGVSLVSIISFISLYIYELPTHHCPFCIVMKEYGYIGYALYLPLFLGAVTGGGIGTLIPFRRIESLRAVLPALIRKLTIISLAAYATFTAIVIYEIVASNLIL, encoded by the coding sequence ATGATTCTCCACCCGGCAGTCATCGCCAATGTCGTGTCCTCTTTGATTATCAGCGTCACGATCGTGTATGCGGCGGTGTACGGCGTACAGATTCTGTTGAAGTGGGATCTTCAAAGCGGCGATGAACTTCAGTTGCGTCTCGAACGACGGACGTATCTGATTTCAACCCTGCTGAGCTTTATTTTAGTCCTGGAGCTGACGTCGCTGTTTCTCTTCGTCTTTACCGCGGATACCCTCTGCCCGCTCTTCGTCGGCGCCATGTGCGCGGCTGGAACGCTGAACGTGAATGCGTTCGGCTACCCCACCCTGTTGATGAAAATGGTCAATTTTCTTCTCGCCGGGCTCTGGCTTGTCCTCAATTATGCCGACAACCAGGCGTACGATTATCCGCTGATCAAAAAAAAATATCTGCTGCTGGCCGTCATCGCGCCGCTGAGCGTCCTAGAAACCTTCCTGGAAGGAACCTACTTTCTGAACCTGCGCGCCGATGTGATCACCTCGTGCTGCGGCAGCCTCTTCAGCAGCGAGCAGGTCAGTGGGATCGGCTCAGAACTCGCGGCGTTGCCGAGCCGGCCGATGATGTGGACGTTTTTCCTGGGGATGGGAGGCATGCTGCTGCTCGGGCTCTATTTCTACACTAAAGGCAAGGGGGGGTATCTGTACGCGCTTGCCACATGGGTCATGTTCGGCGTCTCGCTCGTCTCCATCATTTCATTTATCTCCCTCTATATCTATGAGCTGCCGACCCATCATTGTCCCTTCTGTATCGTCATGAAGGAGTACGGGTATATCGGCTATGCCCTGTATCTCCCGCTCTTCCTGGGGGCGGTCACCGGTGGCGGCATCGGGACATTGATCCCGTTTCGACGCATAGAGAGTCTTCGCGCGGTTCTTCCGGCGCTGATTCGCAAATTGACCATCATCTCGCTGGCCGCCTACGCGACCTTTACGGCAATTGTGATCTATGAAATCGTGGCATCGAATTTGATTCTTTAG
- a CDS encoding Putative nosL family protein (Evidence 3 : Function proposed based on presence of conserved amino acid motif, structural feature or limited homology; Product type pm : putative membrane component), with translation MRKRPFIAYTALVLMAIALMTLAAVDNAASADRRQRGLTRRDKCPVCGMFVYKYPKWVAKIEFQDGHAHFYDGAKDMFKHYMNLSKYTPGRSDHEIAAVFVTDYYAVELIEAKTAFYVIGSDILGPMGHELIPFKDEASAKEFLEDHKGTRILRFEEVTKEVIDALDAAQQERGGKR, from the coding sequence ATGAGAAAAAGACCGTTCATCGCCTATACGGCGCTCGTCCTGATGGCGATCGCGCTGATGACGCTGGCGGCCGTCGACAACGCCGCATCGGCAGACCGTCGACAACGAGGTCTGACCAGGAGAGACAAGTGCCCGGTGTGCGGCATGTTCGTCTATAAGTACCCGAAATGGGTCGCCAAGATCGAGTTCCAGGACGGCCACGCTCATTTTTACGACGGCGCCAAGGATATGTTTAAACATTATATGAATCTGTCGAAATATACGCCCGGGAGATCGGACCACGAGATCGCGGCCGTCTTTGTCACCGACTATTATGCGGTCGAACTGATCGAGGCCAAAACCGCCTTTTACGTCATCGGCAGCGATATCCTGGGCCCGATGGGACACGAACTGATCCCGTTCAAGGATGAAGCCTCGGCGAAGGAGTTCCTGGAGGACCACAAGGGAACGCGCATTCTGCGATTTGAAGAGGTGACAAAAGAGGTCATCGACGCACTGGACGCGGCCCAACAAGAGAGAGGGGGAAAGCGATGA
- a CDS encoding conserved exported protein of unknown function; contains a nosL family domain (Evidence 4 : Homologs of previously reported genes of unknown function) gives MKQIWVCILVWACLGSTVAFADDAGTTTAGEREECRICGMWIDQYQRTAAELIYKDGRKEHTCGVACMFRILDEEGVDAFTSITVRDWKTGNRVDAQDATYVIGSRVIPEMIPNIIAFESKAAAETFQAQEGGALIDLGRGLQIITPRGQTVPFRLQTAVTTGRGSFGLGAGFGYLRRDDIKLGSDSRDPRKFISSRAQQPRAPRRVESYGQSLFINYGITDRLAVLANLPYFERETSRFEKNLKTAEITTIDADAAGLGDLDLRFRYNLWRNTIQDTWVTATLTTTIPTGRFNKAFIDSPALQSGAGAPSVGGGLLFSYSWRDLWFHSSATYTGRLRNGDEYRFGNEAAAGVAVHYTPRYDVMLGIEADAVHAEKNEFKGVTVGNTGGTRVNLTFVADWRFLLALGGNFTLRAAMGLPIHEDLNHRTIGPREQVQLGGGYFGNVALTYATRFPFIEE, from the coding sequence ATGAAGCAGATCTGGGTGTGTATCTTAGTCTGGGCGTGTCTCGGGTCGACTGTCGCGTTTGCGGACGACGCGGGTACAACGACTGCCGGCGAAAGGGAAGAGTGTCGGATCTGCGGCATGTGGATCGATCAATACCAACGGACCGCAGCGGAGCTGATCTACAAAGACGGTAGAAAAGAACATACCTGCGGAGTCGCCTGCATGTTCCGCATTCTGGACGAAGAAGGGGTAGACGCCTTTACCTCCATCACCGTTCGCGATTGGAAGACGGGCAATCGGGTGGATGCGCAGGATGCGACGTATGTAATCGGAAGCCGCGTCATCCCGGAGATGATTCCGAACATTATTGCGTTCGAAAGCAAGGCCGCCGCTGAGACATTTCAAGCCCAGGAAGGCGGCGCATTGATCGACCTTGGGAGGGGTCTGCAAATCATCACACCACGCGGTCAGACGGTCCCGTTCCGGCTTCAGACCGCCGTCACAACGGGACGAGGATCGTTCGGGCTGGGAGCCGGGTTCGGGTACTTGCGAAGGGATGATATCAAGCTCGGATCGGACAGCCGCGATCCGCGCAAGTTTATCAGCAGCCGCGCTCAACAACCACGCGCCCCCAGAAGGGTCGAATCGTACGGTCAATCGCTCTTCATTAATTATGGTATCACCGATCGCCTGGCAGTACTGGCGAATCTGCCGTACTTCGAAAGGGAAACCAGCCGGTTCGAAAAAAATCTGAAGACGGCTGAGATTACGACCATAGACGCCGATGCCGCCGGATTGGGCGATCTCGATCTTCGTTTTCGCTATAACCTGTGGCGGAATACCATTCAGGATACGTGGGTCACGGCAACATTGACGACAACCATCCCTACCGGGAGATTTAATAAGGCATTTATCGATAGCCCTGCTTTGCAGTCCGGGGCCGGCGCCCCATCGGTTGGTGGAGGGCTGCTCTTTTCTTACAGTTGGCGAGACCTGTGGTTTCACTCCTCTGCAACATATACCGGCAGGCTACGAAACGGTGACGAATACAGGTTCGGCAACGAAGCGGCGGCCGGGGTGGCGGTCCATTATACGCCACGGTATGATGTCATGCTCGGGATCGAGGCGGACGCGGTCCATGCTGAAAAAAATGAGTTTAAAGGGGTAACCGTCGGCAACACCGGGGGGACCAGAGTCAATCTTACGTTCGTTGCCGACTGGAGATTTCTCCTCGCGCTGGGCGGCAATTTTACGTTGCGGGCCGCCATGGGGTTGCCGATCCATGAAGATTTGAACCATCGCACGATCGGACCGAGAGAGCAGGTCCAGCTCGGTGGCGGCTATTTCGGCAACGTGGCCCTGACCTACGCCACTCGCTTTCCGTTTATTGAGGAGTGA
- a CDS encoding exported protein of unknown function (Evidence 5 : No homology to any previously reported sequences) has protein sequence MFRNIKVNGVLSVSLSNRLIHKSRSLTPIAVSALGLYLLVNAFLILCLVHPHNTHLQAQADSHPVSVCAWVHKTVASHVPSSGIILPLVAAGLLAFLPLPQRSPEIFPIKQTGRSPPLLAFV, from the coding sequence GTGTTTCGTAATATCAAAGTGAACGGAGTCTTATCCGTGTCGCTCTCGAATAGGCTAATTCACAAATCTCGGTCGCTCACGCCCATTGCCGTATCAGCACTTGGTCTCTATCTGCTGGTCAACGCGTTCCTCATTCTGTGTCTGGTTCATCCTCACAATACTCACCTCCAAGCTCAGGCCGATAGTCATCCCGTCTCAGTCTGTGCCTGGGTCCACAAAACAGTCGCCTCCCATGTCCCATCATCAGGAATTATCCTGCCCTTGGTGGCGGCCGGGCTACTCGCCTTCCTGCCATTGCCGCAACGCAGTCCTGAGATCTTCCCGATCAAGCAGACCGGCCGCTCTCCACCCCTGCTCGCCTTCGTATAA
- a CDS encoding protein of unknown function (Evidence 5 : No homology to any previously reported sequences) translates to MLDAARYPPLAAVSLGTAGRGTAVPVRLIAFEGGIPAVENRPDPGRKRRASAEAALSDRSHARSYRSLSGGVDVLIDCARMMCACSRIPMILAFNIGLRKPARQANHQSPQRYQVLALWLEREVIVKDAEGVTKVVRRRVDLLFVGNASARGSMRSSAVRIVHDDTSSSLVLPA, encoded by the coding sequence GTGCTTGATGCCGCACGCTATCCTCCGCTTGCTGCGGTGAGCCTCGGGACCGCCGGAAGAGGAACGGCGGTCCCGGTGAGGCTCATCGCATTCGAGGGAGGAATTCCTGCCGTTGAGAATCGGCCCGACCCCGGCAGGAAGAGGCGGGCGAGCGCGGAAGCAGCGCTGTCAGATCGTTCCCATGCCCGTTCTTATCGCTCTTTGTCCGGAGGAGTGGATGTCTTGATCGACTGTGCTCGAATGATGTGTGCTTGCAGTCGAATCCCGATGATCCTGGCATTCAACATAGGCCTGCGTAAGCCTGCGCGACAGGCCAACCACCAATCCCCACAACGCTACCAGGTGCTCGCGCTGTGGCTGGAGCGTGAGGTCATTGTCAAGGATGCGGAGGGCGTCACCAAAGTAGTCAGGCGACGGGTGGACCTTCTTTTCGTGGGAAATGCGTCGGCTCGTGGTTCGATGCGATCTTCCGCCGTGCGTATTGTTCACGATGACACCTCAAGTTCCCTCGTCCTTCCCGCGTAG
- the oprC gene encoding TonB-dependent receptor protein, whose product MKQRERQRTRRRTAALVGVATLLTWGAVAHAEEEKKTDEVTTLKEVVVRSTALNDVFVPLNASVIDQTTLQSIPPATNDTATLLRDVPGVSLYGAGGISSLPVIHGLADDRLRIKVDGMDLISACPNHMTPPLSYIDPAGVGTLRVFAGIAPVSVGGDSIGGTILLESPAPVFAAPGQTPLLTGHLSSFYRSNNKARGGDYSATFATDNFSATYNGSVIHADNYTAGGNFKPAGPAAVDKPGNILDGDEVGASAFKAENHNLAFALKQGNHLFEAKFGYQYIPEQGFPNQRMDMTTNSEWRQNLHYLGQFGWGSLDIRGYHEIVNHKMDFSDDKQFLYGAPPFVAPGMPMKTDSRNIGGSVKTNIDLTKEHTLRVGGEYQYYRLHDWWPPSPKVLPPGYTYGGMAPDTFLNINDGTRTRGAVFAEWEARLHPQWLTLLGARYEHVKMTADDVHGYNSVMPSYQFAAEVFNARDHDRTDHNWDLTALTRYTPTPMLSLEFGYAHKTRSPNLYERYPWSTNSMAMIMNNFVGDGNGYVGNLDLDPEKAHTISGTVDWHATNRTWEFKVTPYYTHVTDYIDAKRCLGSGSGMNSMCGGPANNTAVNKFVLLQYVNQTARLWGVDVSTHMPLAKINGIGEFNLAGLFNYTNGKNRTTGDDLYNIMPLNGKLSLRHQLGGFDSGLEVVMAKGKNNVSDVRNEIKTSGYVLANLRAGYSWKMMRLDFGIDNVFDKYYSLPLGGAYTGQGATMGLNSIPWGTAVPGMGRSYNTRLTYRF is encoded by the coding sequence ATGAAACAACGCGAACGTCAACGCACGCGCAGACGTACAGCGGCCCTTGTGGGGGTGGCCACACTACTCACATGGGGTGCCGTGGCACACGCAGAGGAAGAAAAGAAAACAGATGAGGTGACAACACTCAAGGAGGTAGTTGTCAGATCTACTGCTCTCAATGACGTCTTTGTGCCGTTGAATGCATCCGTCATCGATCAGACAACACTGCAGTCCATACCGCCGGCCACCAACGACACGGCAACCCTTCTGAGAGATGTCCCCGGTGTCAGTCTGTACGGCGCCGGCGGCATTTCCAGCCTGCCGGTGATTCACGGCTTGGCCGACGACCGTCTGCGCATCAAGGTCGACGGCATGGATCTGATCTCCGCCTGCCCCAATCATATGACCCCGCCGCTTTCCTATATCGATCCGGCCGGCGTGGGGACCCTGAGGGTGTTCGCCGGTATTGCGCCGGTCAGCGTCGGCGGCGACAGCATCGGCGGCACGATTCTGCTGGAGTCCCCGGCGCCGGTATTCGCCGCACCCGGACAGACCCCTCTGCTCACGGGCCATCTCAGCTCGTTTTATCGCAGCAATAACAAGGCGCGCGGCGGCGACTATTCGGCCACGTTCGCGACTGATAACTTCAGCGCCACTTATAACGGCTCGGTCATTCATGCCGACAACTACACGGCAGGCGGGAACTTCAAACCCGCCGGGCCGGCCGCTGTCGATAAGCCGGGGAACATTCTCGACGGCGATGAGGTTGGCGCCAGCGCCTTTAAGGCCGAAAACCACAACCTGGCCTTTGCGCTGAAACAAGGCAACCACCTATTCGAAGCGAAGTTTGGTTACCAATATATCCCTGAACAGGGCTTTCCCAACCAACGCATGGATATGACCACCAATTCCGAGTGGCGTCAGAACCTGCACTACCTCGGCCAGTTCGGATGGGGCTCGCTGGATATCCGCGGCTATCATGAAATTGTCAACCACAAAATGGATTTCAGTGACGACAAACAATTTCTCTACGGAGCACCGCCGTTCGTCGCACCGGGAATGCCGATGAAGACCGACAGCAGGAACATCGGCGGCTCGGTCAAGACCAACATCGACCTGACCAAGGAGCACACCCTCCGCGTCGGGGGTGAATATCAATATTACCGGCTGCACGACTGGTGGCCGCCGTCCCCCAAAGTCCTGCCGCCCGGCTACACATACGGCGGAATGGCGCCGGACACCTTCCTGAACATCAATGACGGCACGCGTACGCGAGGGGCGGTATTTGCCGAATGGGAGGCGCGCCTGCATCCGCAGTGGCTGACGCTGTTGGGCGCACGATATGAACACGTCAAGATGACTGCCGACGACGTGCACGGCTACAACAGCGTCATGCCAAGTTACCAGTTTGCGGCAGAGGTCTTCAATGCCCGCGATCACGATCGCACCGACCACAACTGGGACCTCACTGCGCTGACCCGCTATACGCCGACACCGATGCTGAGCCTCGAATTTGGCTACGCGCATAAGACCCGATCGCCGAACCTGTATGAACGCTACCCCTGGTCCACGAACTCCATGGCGATGATCATGAATAACTTCGTTGGCGACGGCAACGGCTATGTCGGTAATCTGGATCTGGACCCGGAAAAGGCTCACACTATCAGCGGCACTGTCGACTGGCATGCCACGAATCGTACCTGGGAGTTTAAGGTCACGCCATACTACACCCACGTCACCGACTACATCGATGCGAAGCGTTGCCTGGGAAGCGGGAGCGGCATGAATTCGATGTGTGGCGGCCCGGCGAATAATACCGCAGTCAACAAGTTCGTCCTGCTTCAGTACGTCAACCAGACGGCCCGGCTCTGGGGTGTCGACGTCTCCACCCATATGCCGTTGGCAAAGATCAACGGCATCGGCGAATTCAACCTTGCGGGACTGTTCAACTACACGAACGGCAAGAACCGCACGACCGGCGACGATCTCTACAACATCATGCCGCTCAACGGGAAGTTGTCGCTACGACATCAACTCGGCGGCTTCGACAGCGGTCTTGAGGTGGTCATGGCGAAGGGCAAGAACAACGTCTCTGATGTACGGAACGAAATCAAGACATCGGGTTATGTCCTCGCCAATCTGCGCGCTGGCTATAGCTGGAAGATGATGCGACTCGATTTCGGGATCGATAATGTGTTCGACAAATACTACTCTTTACCGCTCGGCGGCGCCTATACCGGTCAAGGCGCAACCATGGGCCTCAACTCAATCCCGTGGGGGACGGCCGTCCCCGGTATGGGACGTTCGTACAACACCAGACTGACCTATAGGTTCTGA